The Allochromatium tepidum genome has a window encoding:
- the ubiV gene encoding ubiquinone anaerobic biosynthesis protein UbiV, which produces MSALNNSAHRPRLSLGPILYLWPREQVFDFYAELLETPVDVVYLGETICSKRRQLKPEDYWELAERVTAAGKQAVISTLALIESDGELKTLKRICADERFMIEAGDLAALDFLEGRPFVAGHSINLYNHRTLAFLAERGLKRWVMPVELGRATASDLLQRRPEGVECELFAFGRLPLAYSARCFTAYNRGLGKDNCEFCCGDYPDGVLVTTQEGQEFLSLNGIQTQSAGTHNLLPALDEVRALGVDLLRISPQSKHTADVVRTFADCLTGDLDPAEGTARLRDWAPSGLCDGYWTGDSGYKFGMPV; this is translated from the coding sequence ATGTCAGCCTTGAACAACTCAGCCCATCGCCCGCGTCTCTCGCTCGGCCCCATCCTCTATCTCTGGCCGCGCGAGCAGGTGTTCGATTTCTATGCCGAATTGCTCGAAACCCCGGTGGACGTCGTCTATCTGGGCGAGACCATCTGCTCCAAACGCCGTCAGCTCAAGCCCGAGGACTATTGGGAGCTGGCCGAGCGCGTCACCGCCGCCGGCAAGCAGGCGGTGATCTCGACCCTGGCCCTGATCGAGTCCGACGGCGAATTGAAGACCCTCAAGCGGATCTGTGCCGATGAGCGTTTCATGATCGAAGCGGGCGACCTGGCCGCGCTCGATTTCCTGGAAGGCCGGCCCTTCGTCGCCGGGCATTCGATCAATCTCTACAACCATCGCACGCTCGCCTTCCTGGCCGAGCGCGGACTCAAGCGCTGGGTGATGCCGGTCGAGCTGGGCCGGGCGACGGCCAGCGATCTGCTCCAGCGTCGTCCCGAGGGCGTGGAGTGCGAGCTGTTCGCCTTCGGCCGGCTGCCGCTGGCCTATTCGGCGCGCTGTTTCACCGCCTACAACCGGGGACTGGGCAAGGACAACTGCGAGTTCTGCTGCGGCGACTATCCGGACGGCGTGCTGGTCACGACCCAGGAGGGCCAGGAGTTCCTGAGCCTCAACGGCATCCAGACCCAGTCGGCCGGCACCCACAACCTGCTGCCGGCCCTCGATGAAGTGCGCGCGCTGGGCGTGGATCTGCTGCGCATCAGTCCGCAGTCCAAGCATACCGCCGATGTGGTCCGCACCTTCGCGGACTGTCTGACCGGCGATCTCGACCCGGCCGAGGGCACGGCGCGCCTGCGTGACTGGGCGCCCTCGGGTCTGTGCGACGGTTACTGGACCGGAGATTCGGGCTACAAGTTCGGGATGCCGGTTTAG
- a CDS encoding PAS domain S-box protein: protein MAMKDTDRDSRHPDSRNSRNRGDGLSADEIRERALAALHQGRFHIADELLQGANVELTAMVESLRIYQAELQIQNDELLRSQRQIQLALERFTALFNGLPIAELVVDRYGLIQEANFAAQDLFNLKHSHIHQHYFTRLIDEADRSLVAEIWKRRLPEERKTLALKEIRFHCSEHEQFVGDLHIAPLPDFEGESDHYVCAIIDRTESVRQRQELQERLKEVRGLYDVLRETSRHEAPIEEVLQRVVECLPAAWQFPDLAEACILLPESGFQTQGFTATDWMQTAPIRINGLELGEIRLAYREPPPLGLNGSHFLDEEQSLLEAVASHIAVYVERQRDAQCLSESREQYRVLAEYSPDWEYWLGPDGRYRYVSPACREICGHSADEFLDDRDLITRLIHPADRERWSRHVAESLQSTCSDHACLELRLYARDGRERWVEHICNPVFGTDGRYLGRRGIFRDITKRKRIESELTKRSLAVEQSPESIVITDLDGCIEYVNDAFTANTGYSRDEAIGQNPRILKSGLTPPETFDALWESLLCGEVWHGELINRRKNGEIYTELASISPIRQADGRITHYLAVKADVTEQKRLAEELDQYRHHLEEMVEMRTLELRRQTRSLQALIDNLPHLAWMKDREGRFVAVNRVFAEAKGRSPSEIIGLTDYELWPREMAERYRTDDAEVMAGGSQRTREMPSVTNPGAIYETFKAPIIDDTGEVLGTVGFARDIRSQREMEAELARRAELAESAVRAKSAFLANMSHEIRTPMNAILGLAHLLRRELIDPANISRLDKIESAARHLLTVINDILDLSKIEAGKLRLSDEDFSAVMLVDQVIALIHDEARAKGLSLKVDLDPDLPWMRGDLTRLRQALLNYASNAVKFTHAGFVTIRVRLLERNAEGLRVRFEVEDTGIGIPTDKQAKLFQAFEQADTSTTRRYGGTGLGLAITAQLARMMGGDAGADSIVGQGSTFWFTVSLKPGQPGLIVTHAHRLAAESEMRDRCAGARVLLAEDNPINREVALELLTGVGLRVETAENGQVALEMAAGEDYDLILMDVQMPVMDGLSATRAIRALPNWSDKPILALTANAFEEDRRACLEAGMNDFVPKPVEPLDLFDALLRWLPERPNAAKTPGSEASADSASEPSAIEARPATSSVHRADLLAAIRVLPGIDLRQGLASLRGSQEKYLKLLERFIGSHADDPRHLAEALANRDGEALARLAHSLKGVAGTLGLVAIAEQAKSLEVVRRPEGFESPDRLVEAIDAIDQALLALRNAVEQSQTPARSSSPPDPSLDPEQARALLDELAALLNEDNARANTLCRHEAARLAAIMPDEHAELARLIDRFDFESALELVAIVQARLSRPEGVQPR, encoded by the coding sequence ATGGCGATGAAAGACACCGATCGCGACTCCAGACATCCGGACTCGCGTAACTCCCGGAACAGAGGCGATGGGTTATCCGCCGACGAGATCCGTGAACGCGCCCTGGCGGCACTGCATCAGGGGCGTTTCCACATTGCCGACGAGCTGCTGCAGGGCGCCAATGTGGAACTCACCGCCATGGTCGAGAGCCTGCGCATCTATCAGGCGGAGTTGCAGATCCAGAACGACGAACTGTTGCGCAGTCAGCGCCAGATCCAGTTGGCCCTGGAGCGTTTCACGGCCTTATTCAACGGCCTGCCGATCGCCGAACTGGTGGTCGACCGCTATGGCCTGATCCAGGAAGCGAACTTCGCCGCCCAGGATCTGTTCAATCTCAAGCACTCGCACATCCACCAGCATTATTTCACGCGCCTGATCGACGAGGCCGATCGCAGTCTGGTGGCCGAGATCTGGAAGCGGCGGCTGCCCGAGGAACGCAAGACCCTGGCGCTCAAGGAGATCCGCTTCCACTGCAGCGAACACGAGCAGTTCGTCGGCGATCTGCATATCGCGCCCCTGCCGGATTTCGAGGGCGAGAGCGACCACTATGTCTGCGCCATCATCGATCGCACCGAGTCGGTGCGACAACGCCAGGAACTCCAGGAGCGTCTCAAGGAGGTGCGCGGACTCTACGACGTCCTGCGCGAGACCAGTCGTCACGAGGCGCCCATCGAGGAGGTTCTGCAACGGGTGGTCGAGTGTCTGCCGGCGGCCTGGCAGTTTCCGGATCTGGCCGAGGCCTGCATCCTCCTGCCCGAGTCCGGCTTCCAGACGCAGGGTTTCACGGCGACCGACTGGATGCAGACGGCTCCGATCAGGATCAATGGTCTGGAACTCGGCGAAATCCGACTGGCCTATCGCGAACCGCCGCCGCTGGGGCTCAATGGCTCCCATTTCCTCGACGAAGAGCAGTCGCTGCTGGAGGCGGTGGCCTCGCACATCGCCGTCTATGTCGAGCGACAGCGCGACGCGCAGTGCCTGAGCGAGAGCCGCGAACAGTATCGGGTTCTGGCCGAATACAGCCCGGACTGGGAGTATTGGCTCGGTCCCGACGGGCGTTATCGCTATGTCTCACCCGCCTGTCGGGAAATCTGCGGCCACAGCGCCGATGAGTTCCTGGACGACCGGGATCTCATCACGCGCCTGATCCATCCGGCGGATCGCGAACGCTGGAGCCGGCATGTCGCCGAGTCGCTCCAGTCGACCTGCTCCGATCATGCCTGTCTGGAACTGCGCTTGTACGCGCGCGACGGACGCGAGCGCTGGGTCGAGCACATCTGCAATCCGGTGTTCGGCACCGATGGGCGTTATCTCGGGCGGCGCGGGATCTTTCGCGACATCACCAAGCGCAAGCGGATCGAGTCCGAGCTGACCAAGCGCTCGCTCGCCGTCGAACAGAGTCCGGAGAGCATCGTCATCACGGACCTGGACGGCTGTATCGAGTACGTCAACGATGCCTTTACCGCCAATACCGGCTATTCGCGCGACGAGGCGATCGGCCAGAATCCGCGCATCCTGAAATCCGGTCTGACCCCGCCCGAGACCTTCGACGCACTCTGGGAGTCTCTGCTATGCGGTGAGGTCTGGCACGGCGAACTGATCAACAGGCGCAAGAACGGCGAGATCTACACCGAGCTGGCCAGCATCTCGCCCATCCGTCAGGCCGATGGACGCATCACGCACTATCTGGCCGTCAAGGCCGACGTCACCGAACAGAAGCGTCTGGCCGAGGAACTGGATCAATATCGCCATCATCTCGAGGAAATGGTCGAGATGCGCACCCTGGAACTGCGCCGGCAGACGCGCTCGCTCCAGGCATTGATCGACAACCTGCCGCATCTGGCCTGGATGAAGGACCGCGAGGGGCGTTTCGTCGCCGTCAACCGGGTCTTCGCCGAGGCCAAGGGACGCTCGCCCAGCGAGATCATCGGCCTGACCGACTATGAACTCTGGCCGCGCGAGATGGCCGAGCGCTACCGGACCGACGACGCCGAGGTCATGGCCGGCGGCTCCCAGCGTACCCGGGAGATGCCGAGCGTGACCAATCCGGGCGCCATCTACGAGACCTTCAAGGCGCCCATCATCGACGACACCGGCGAGGTGCTCGGAACGGTCGGTTTCGCGCGCGACATCCGCTCCCAGCGCGAGATGGAGGCCGAACTCGCACGCCGCGCCGAACTGGCCGAGAGCGCAGTGCGCGCCAAGAGCGCCTTCCTGGCCAACATGAGCCACGAGATCCGCACCCCGATGAACGCCATCCTGGGGCTGGCGCATCTGCTGCGTCGCGAACTGATCGATCCGGCCAACATCAGCCGGCTCGACAAGATCGAGAGCGCGGCACGTCATCTGCTGACCGTGATCAACGACATCCTGGATCTGTCCAAGATCGAGGCCGGCAAGCTGCGACTGTCCGACGAGGACTTCTCGGCGGTGATGCTGGTCGATCAGGTCATTGCGCTGATCCACGACGAGGCGCGCGCCAAGGGACTGAGTCTGAAGGTCGACCTGGATCCGGATCTGCCCTGGATGCGCGGCGACCTGACGCGCCTGCGTCAGGCGCTGCTCAACTACGCCAGCAACGCCGTCAAGTTCACCCATGCCGGCTTCGTGACGATCCGCGTGCGTCTGCTGGAGCGCAACGCCGAGGGGTTGCGGGTGCGTTTCGAGGTCGAGGACACGGGCATCGGCATCCCGACCGACAAGCAGGCGAAGCTCTTCCAGGCCTTCGAGCAGGCCGATACCTCGACCACGCGCCGCTATGGCGGCACCGGCCTGGGTCTGGCCATCACGGCGCAACTGGCGCGGATGATGGGTGGAGACGCGGGCGCCGACAGCATCGTGGGACAGGGCAGCACCTTCTGGTTCACGGTCAGTCTCAAGCCCGGTCAGCCGGGACTCATCGTCACGCACGCCCATCGGCTGGCCGCCGAGTCCGAGATGCGCGACCGCTGCGCCGGGGCGCGCGTGCTCCTGGCCGAGGACAATCCGATCAATCGTGAGGTGGCGCTGGAGCTGCTCACCGGCGTCGGGTTGCGCGTGGAGACCGCCGAGAACGGTCAGGTCGCCCTGGAGATGGCCGCCGGCGAGGACTATGACCTCATCCTGATGGACGTGCAGATGCCGGTCATGGATGGCCTGAGCGCCACGCGCGCCATCCGCGCCCTGCCCAATTGGTCCGACAAGCCCATCCTGGCCCTGACCGCGAATGCCTTCGAGGAAGACCGACGCGCCTGTCTGGAGGCCGGCATGAACGATTTCGTGCCCAAACCGGTCGAGCCGCTGGATCTGTTCGATGCCCTGTTGCGCTGGCTGCCGGAGCGTCCCAATGCGGCCAAAACGCCGGGATCGGAAGCGTCGGCAGATTCGGCGTCCGAACCCTCAGCCATCGAAGCCCGGCCCGCGACCTCCAGTGTGCATCGCGCCGACCTGCTGGCCGCCATCCGCGTCCTGCCCGGTATCGATCTGCGCCAGGGGCTGGCGAGTCTGCGCGGCAGTCAGGAGAAGTATCTCAAACTGCTCGAACGCTTCATCGGCTCGCATGCGGATGATCCCCGGCATCTGGCCGAAGCGCTGGCGAACCGTGATGGCGAGGCCTTGGCGCGTCTGGCGCACAGTCTCAAGGGCGTGGCCGGCACTCTGGGACTGGTCGCCATCGCTGAGCAGGCCAAGTCGCTCGAGGTGGTGCGTCGTCCCGAGGGTTTCGAGTCGCCCGACAGGCTCGTCGAGGCGATCGACGCCATCGATCAGGCCCTGCTGGCACTGCGCAATGCCGTCGAGCAGTCGCAGACGCCCGCCCGGTCGTCGAGTCCACCCGATCCGAGCCTCGATCCCGAGCAGGCGCGCGCCCTGCTCGACGAGCTGGCGGCGCTGCTGAACGAAGACAACGCGCGTGCGAATACGCTCTGCCGGCACGAAGCGGCGCGACTCGCGGCCATCATGCCTGATGAGCACGCCGAACTCGCGCGCCTGATCGATCGGTTCGACTTCGAGTCGGCGTTGGAACTGGTCGCAATCGTCCAGGCACGTTTGAGTCGACCCGAGGGAGTTCAGCCCCGGTGA
- the ubiU gene encoding ubiquinone anaerobic biosynthesis protein UbiU, whose translation MELVCPAGNLPMLKAAVDNGADAVYIGFRDDTNARHFAGLNFNDKQIAEGVKYAHDRRVKVFVAINTYAQPKGWERWTAAVDRAAGFGVDAIILADMGVLDYAAERHPNVNLHLSVQGSATNPAAIGFMQRHFGIKRVVVPRVLSLSQVAHLIRETTVPVEIFGFGSLCVMVEGRCLLSSYASGQSPNTFGACSPASHVEWRDTPQGQETRLGGVLLERRSHGEAAGYPTICKGRYRIDGELRHAIEEPTSLNTLDILPDILAAGVSAIKIEGRQRSTHYVTQVTKVWREAIDSCKRNPQAFRPKERWNQILAQVSEGTQTTIGPYERTWH comes from the coding sequence ATGGAGCTCGTCTGTCCCGCCGGCAATCTGCCGATGCTCAAGGCGGCCGTCGACAATGGCGCCGATGCCGTCTACATCGGTTTTCGCGACGATACCAACGCGCGCCACTTCGCCGGTCTCAACTTCAACGACAAGCAGATCGCCGAGGGCGTCAAATACGCCCATGACCGCCGGGTCAAGGTGTTCGTCGCCATCAACACCTATGCCCAACCCAAGGGCTGGGAACGCTGGACGGCGGCCGTCGACCGCGCCGCCGGGTTCGGGGTCGATGCCATCATCCTGGCCGACATGGGCGTGCTCGACTATGCCGCCGAGCGTCATCCGAACGTCAATCTGCATCTGTCGGTCCAGGGGTCGGCGACCAATCCGGCGGCGATCGGCTTCATGCAGCGTCATTTCGGCATCAAGCGCGTGGTGGTGCCGCGCGTGCTCTCGCTGTCACAGGTCGCGCACCTGATCCGGGAGACTACGGTTCCGGTCGAGATCTTCGGCTTCGGCAGTCTGTGCGTGATGGTCGAGGGACGCTGTCTGCTCTCGTCCTATGCCAGCGGCCAGTCGCCCAACACCTTCGGCGCCTGCTCGCCGGCCTCGCATGTCGAGTGGCGCGACACGCCGCAGGGTCAGGAGACGCGCCTCGGCGGCGTGCTGCTGGAGCGGCGTTCGCACGGCGAAGCGGCCGGCTATCCGACCATCTGCAAGGGCCGCTACCGGATCGACGGCGAGCTGCGTCATGCCATCGAGGAACCGACCAGTCTCAACACGCTCGACATCCTGCCCGACATCCTGGCCGCCGGCGTGAGCGCCATCAAGATCGAGGGACGCCAGCGCAGCACGCACTATGTGACCCAGGTCACCAAGGTCTGGCGCGAGGCGATCGACAGTTGCAAGCGCAATCCGCAGGCGTTCCGCCCTAAGGAGCGCTGGAACCAGATCCTGGCGCAGGTCTCCGAGGGCACGCAGACCACCATCGGTCCTTACGAGCGTACCTGGCACTGA
- the queG gene encoding tRNA epoxyqueuosine(34) reductase QueG, with protein sequence MTPVTSLTSPDTPQALVERIKAWGLELGFQQIGITDTDLAHAEPRLLDWLARGHHGEMDYMARHGTKRSRPAELVPGTLSVISARMDYQPESRATLHERLADPAGAFISRYALGRDYHKVLRRRLQHLADRLAAHIGPFGHRVFVDSAPVMEKPLAEKAGLGWIGKHSNLVNPRAGSWFFLGEIYTDLPLPPDRPMTDHCGRCRACLDACPTGAIVAPYQVDGRRCISYLTIELKGAIPEPLRPLIGNRIHGCDDCQLVCPWNRFARLTEETDFLPRHGLDTATLIALFAWDEPTFLTRTEGSAIRRLGHERWLRNLAVALGNAPPSPEIRTALQARADHPSPLVREHVAWALAGRSP encoded by the coding sequence ATGACACCCGTGACGTCGCTCACCTCGCCTGACACACCCCAAGCCTTGGTCGAGCGCATCAAGGCCTGGGGCCTTGAACTGGGCTTCCAGCAGATCGGCATCACCGACACCGATCTCGCGCACGCCGAGCCGCGTCTGCTCGACTGGCTCGCGCGCGGCCATCACGGCGAGATGGACTACATGGCGCGTCACGGCACCAAGCGCTCGCGCCCGGCCGAACTCGTACCCGGCACCCTGAGCGTCATCTCGGCGCGCATGGACTACCAGCCCGAATCCCGCGCCACCCTGCATGAGCGGCTCGCCGACCCGGCCGGCGCCTTCATCTCACGCTATGCACTCGGGCGCGACTATCACAAAGTCCTGCGCCGGCGCCTGCAACATCTCGCCGACCGACTCGCCGCCCACATCGGCCCCTTCGGACACCGCGTCTTCGTCGACTCGGCGCCCGTGATGGAAAAACCGCTGGCCGAAAAGGCCGGACTCGGCTGGATCGGCAAACACAGCAACCTCGTCAATCCGCGCGCCGGCTCCTGGTTCTTCCTCGGCGAGATCTACACCGACCTGCCGCTGCCGCCCGATCGGCCCATGACCGATCACTGCGGGCGCTGCCGGGCCTGTCTCGACGCCTGCCCCACAGGCGCCATCGTCGCGCCCTATCAGGTCGACGGACGACGCTGCATCTCGTATCTCACGATCGAACTCAAGGGCGCCATCCCCGAACCGCTGCGACCACTCATCGGCAACCGCATCCACGGCTGCGACGACTGCCAGCTCGTCTGTCCCTGGAACCGCTTCGCCCGCCTCACCGAAGAAACCGACTTCCTGCCCCGTCACGGCCTGGACACCGCGACCCTGATCGCCCTGTTCGCCTGGGACGAACCGACCTTCCTCACCCGTACCGAGGGTTCAGCGATCCGCCGGCTCGGCCACGAACGCTGGCTGCGCAACCTCGCCGTTGCGCTCGGCAACGCCCCGCCATCGCCGGAAATCCGGACAGCCCTCCAAGCCCGTGCCGACCACCCCAGCCCACTGGTGCGCGAGCACGTAGCCTGGGCGCTTGCCGGACGCTCCCCATAA
- a CDS encoding TIGR01212 family radical SAM protein (This family includes YhcC from E. coli K-12, an uncharacterized radical SAM protein.), which translates to MPSPSTPHRALSERVNTFGQYLLKRYGQRVHKLALNAGFTCPNRDGTKGHGGCTFCNNVSFGPNARRSPEIDPQLDAGRGVLAKRTGARRFMAYFQTYTNTYDEIAVLRERYDSALMHPDVVGLSVGTRPDCVPDAVLDLLAGYRARGKEVWLELGLQSANDETLERVNRGHGFAEYRTAVTAAHRRGIPVCAHLIVGLPGEGRAEALDTLDRVLELGVEGLKVHPLHVVRHTRLAIDWRRGDYTPLAMDDYVAICADLVERTPGSVVYHRLTGTASRDILLAPDWCNRKWAVLNAIEAELFRRGTRQGDRADTLSTHRLVNTA; encoded by the coding sequence ATGCCCTCCCCGTCTACTCCACATCGCGCGCTCAGCGAGCGCGTCAACACCTTCGGTCAGTATCTGCTGAAGCGCTACGGCCAGCGGGTGCACAAGCTCGCCCTCAATGCCGGCTTCACCTGCCCGAATCGCGACGGCACCAAAGGCCACGGCGGCTGCACCTTCTGCAACAACGTCTCCTTCGGTCCCAACGCCCGGCGCTCGCCCGAGATCGACCCGCAGCTCGACGCCGGACGCGGCGTGCTCGCCAAGCGCACGGGCGCGCGCCGGTTCATGGCCTATTTCCAGACCTATACCAACACCTATGATGAGATCGCGGTGCTGCGCGAACGCTATGACAGCGCCCTCATGCACCCGGACGTCGTGGGCCTGTCGGTCGGCACCCGCCCGGACTGCGTGCCGGACGCCGTGCTCGACCTGCTCGCCGGCTATCGCGCGCGCGGCAAGGAAGTCTGGCTGGAGCTGGGCTTGCAGTCGGCCAACGATGAAACCCTCGAGCGCGTCAATCGCGGTCACGGCTTCGCCGAGTACCGCACGGCGGTGACGGCGGCGCATCGGCGCGGCATCCCGGTCTGCGCCCATCTCATCGTCGGGCTGCCGGGCGAAGGACGCGCGGAGGCGCTCGACACCCTCGACCGGGTGCTGGAGCTGGGCGTCGAGGGGCTCAAGGTCCATCCGCTGCACGTGGTCCGTCACACCCGGCTGGCCATCGACTGGCGACGAGGCGACTACACACCGCTCGCCATGGACGACTATGTCGCCATCTGCGCCGATCTGGTCGAGCGCACACCGGGCAGCGTGGTCTATCATCGTCTGACCGGGACGGCCTCGCGCGACATCCTGCTCGCGCCCGACTGGTGCAACCGCAAATGGGCGGTGCTCAACGCCATCGAGGCCGAACTGTTCCGTCGCGGCACCCGCCAGGGCGACCGCGCCGACACCCTTTCCACTCATCGACTCGTCAACACCGCTTGA
- a CDS encoding response regulator, protein MRVLLIDDHALFRFGLQELLERRGIEVVAAVGDSSTGIERVAATRPDVVLLDMRMPGLNGLELLRRLRAAHQSMPIAMLTTSAEERDVIDSLQSGAQGYLLKDMEPDALIAALGEIVQGRTVVAPELMGVLARAVRGESKPVPVAGGGAADLTPREQEILCHLAEGQSNKTIARALGISEGTVKLHVKAILRKLDVHSRVEAAVIAVERGLCERGGSGGCGGGSGGGGDSGAGGRGSP, encoded by the coding sequence ATGCGCGTACTCCTGATCGATGATCATGCCTTGTTTCGCTTTGGGCTTCAGGAGTTGCTGGAGCGGCGCGGTATCGAGGTGGTGGCGGCCGTGGGCGATTCCAGCACTGGGATCGAGCGGGTGGCCGCGACCCGTCCCGATGTGGTCCTGCTCGACATGCGGATGCCGGGGCTGAACGGGCTGGAGTTGTTGCGCCGGTTGCGTGCGGCCCATCAGTCGATGCCGATCGCGATGCTGACCACCAGTGCCGAGGAGCGCGATGTGATCGATTCGCTCCAGAGTGGGGCGCAGGGGTATCTGCTCAAGGATATGGAGCCGGATGCGCTGATCGCGGCCTTGGGTGAGATCGTGCAGGGGCGCACGGTGGTGGCGCCTGAGTTGATGGGGGTGCTGGCGCGGGCGGTGCGGGGTGAGTCGAAGCCGGTGCCCGTGGCGGGCGGCGGTGCGGCGGATCTGACCCCGCGCGAGCAGGAGATCCTCTGTCATCTCGCTGAGGGGCAGAGCAACAAGACCATCGCGCGTGCGTTGGGGATCTCGGAGGGGACGGTCAAGCTGCATGTGAAGGCGATCCTGCGTAAGCTCGACGTGCATTCGCGGGTCGAGGCGGCGGTGATCGCGGTCGAGCGGGGGTTGTGTGAGCGGGGCGGCTCGGGTGGTTGCGGTGGTGGTAGTGGTGGCGGTGGCGACTCGGGCGCCGGCGGTCGGGGGTCGCCGTGA
- a CDS encoding sensor histidine kinase: protein MTAATTTRLSGRRIAPNSGSLGSEALDERVHEILRLTDLRRPLWALGLAFAGMTLLLAVQVVRPAAAWTHWSLFGLLGLGLTGIVLVRRRLRDRLLRPLARLEHSLTQVCQGEPGAGDSLTETGVLQGIAQDIRSLNEELTGLYEDMDDRVARQTRRLAQKTASLKILYDVAAGIHQTESVEELLLRFLRVLKEMINARAATVRLVLPDGTRRLIGSIGLNDDLVRESEMAPVDLCLCGNVLAPGDILCDNDARYCSRLYGRRMFASSEIEVVTVPLEHRDELLGVYSLFLDRPGLKGREDILDLLFTVGHHLGMAIAKQRSDAEAHRLSIVEERNALAHELHDSLAQTLASLRFQCRMLDDSLAGCPIPPEARNDLTRIRNGLDEAHTELRELLASFRAPLDRCGLVPALEKLTQRLGRETGAHVLFQNDSRPFELSATEELQLLRIAQETLANIRKHAQAHTVRVLLTRESGGRHVLLIEDDGVGFSPPDAQSPPGERIGLSILEERARRIGAELRIESEPGEGTRVEIVFDAGRRPGRHRTQGLETDRCAYS, encoded by the coding sequence GTGACGGCCGCCACGACGACGCGGCTCTCCGGTCGGCGCATCGCCCCGAACTCCGGAAGCCTGGGCAGCGAGGCCCTGGATGAGCGCGTCCACGAGATCCTGCGCCTGACCGATCTGAGGCGCCCGCTGTGGGCGCTGGGACTGGCGTTCGCCGGCATGACGCTGCTGCTCGCCGTGCAGGTCGTCCGGCCCGCGGCGGCCTGGACACACTGGAGTCTGTTCGGGTTGCTGGGGCTGGGACTGACCGGTATCGTGCTGGTCCGGCGGCGACTGCGCGATCGGCTGTTGCGGCCGCTGGCACGTCTGGAGCACTCGCTGACCCAGGTCTGTCAGGGCGAGCCGGGGGCCGGCGACAGTCTGACCGAGACCGGGGTGTTGCAGGGCATCGCTCAGGACATCCGCAGTCTCAACGAGGAGCTGACGGGGCTCTACGAGGACATGGACGATCGCGTGGCGCGCCAGACGCGGCGTCTGGCCCAGAAGACCGCCTCGCTCAAGATCCTCTACGACGTGGCCGCCGGCATCCATCAGACCGAGAGCGTGGAGGAACTGCTGTTGCGCTTCCTGCGCGTGCTCAAGGAGATGATCAACGCGCGCGCGGCGACCGTGCGGCTGGTGTTGCCGGACGGCACGCGGCGGCTGATCGGCTCCATCGGGCTGAACGACGATCTGGTGCGCGAGTCCGAGATGGCGCCGGTCGATCTCTGTCTGTGCGGCAATGTGCTCGCGCCCGGTGACATCCTGTGCGACAACGACGCGCGCTACTGCTCGCGCCTCTATGGCCGGCGCATGTTCGCCAGTTCCGAGATCGAGGTGGTCACGGTGCCGCTGGAGCATCGCGACGAGCTGCTCGGCGTCTATAGCCTGTTCCTCGACCGCCCCGGCCTGAAGGGGCGCGAGGACATCCTGGATCTGCTGTTCACCGTCGGTCATCATCTGGGTATGGCCATCGCCAAGCAGCGTTCGGACGCCGAGGCGCACCGGCTGTCGATCGTCGAGGAGCGCAACGCGCTCGCCCACGAGCTGCACGATTCGCTGGCGCAGACCCTGGCCAGTCTGCGCTTCCAGTGCCGGATGCTCGACGACTCGCTCGCGGGCTGTCCCATCCCGCCTGAGGCGCGCAACGATCTCACGCGCATCCGCAATGGTCTGGACGAGGCCCACACCGAGCTGCGCGAGCTGCTGGCGAGCTTTCGCGCGCCGCTCGACCGGTGCGGACTGGTGCCGGCGCTCGAAAAACTCACCCAGCGGCTCGGGCGCGAGACCGGCGCCCATGTCCTGTTCCAGAACGACAGCCGGCCCTTCGAGTTGTCGGCGACCGAGGAACTGCAATTGCTGCGCATCGCTCAGGAGACGCTGGCCAACATCCGCAAGCACGCCCAGGCGCATACGGTGCGCGTCCTGCTGACGCGCGAGAGCGGCGGGCGGCATGTGCTGCTGATCGAGGACGACGGGGTCGGCTTCAGCCCGCCGGACGCGCAATCCCCGCCGGGTGAGCGCATCGGGCTGTCGATCCTGGAGGAACGCGCTCGGCGCATCGGTGCCGAGTTGCGCATCGAGAGCGAGCCGGGGGAGGGGACGCGGGTGGAGATCGTCTTCGACGCCGGACGCCGTCCGGGGCGTCATCGGACTCAGGGCCTGGAGACGGATCGATGCGCGTACTCCTGA